The region CGATCCGGACGAGATGCGGGCGAGCGACCTGCGGGGCATCGTCGAGGAGGCCGTCGACGCGGCGCGCGTCGACGCTTTCACGCGCAACGTCGCCCTGGACCTGGACATCCCGGCCGACCTGCCGGAGGCGGCGCTGATCCGCCCGCAGTTCCAGCACGTCATCCTGACCCTCGTCCGGAGCGCCGTCGAAGCGTTCGAAGACGAGCCGGTGCGCCGGGTGACCGTGAGCGCGCGCAGTGTCGGATCCGAGAAGATCCGCATCGAGATCGCCGATACGGTCGACGCGGCGCCGGCCCGTGCCGGGCATGAGCCCGGCGAACTCGAACTGACCGTCTGCCGGTCCATCATCGCCGCGCACGGAGGCCGCCTGGACCGCGGCGGAACGGGGACCTTCGCATTCACGCTGCCGGCGGTTGCACCGGCGACGGTCGGGGTCGGCGCCAGGGCCACGGCCGATGCCTGATCTTCCCAGCGTGTGCATCGTCGACGACGATGCCGGCTTTGCCGACTCGCTGCGCTGCCTGCTGGAGGCGGAGAATTACCGGACGCGGATATACGACGGCGCATTGCCGTTCCTCGACGACCAGGGATGGGTCGATTGCGACTGCCTGATCGTCGACATCCAGATGCCCCGGATGTCGGGGCTGGAATTGCAGGACAGGCTCGCGAGCGCCGGGCACGACGTGCCGCTGATCGTGCTGACCGGTCACGCCGACGTGCCGACCGCCGTGCGCGCCCTCAAGGGCGGCGCGCTCGATTTCCTGCAGAAGCCGTTCTGCGACGCGGAGTTCCTGGCGGCGGTCGCGCGCGCGGTCGACAGCCGCCGCGACGTCACGCTTCGACAGGCGGAGCGGGCCGCCGCGGCCGAACGCTACGCAACCCTGACACCGCGGGAACGCGAAGTTCTCAGCGAAATGCTGACGGGCGAGCCCAACAAGGTCATCGCGCACCGGCTGGGCGCCAGCCCGCGGACCATCGAGGTGCATCGCAGTCGCGTATTCCAGAAGATGGCGGTGCCCAGCCTATCCCGCCTGATCCGGATCGCCATGGAAACCGGAATCGGTGCCGACAGCGACGCGGACGAGGGCCGCAGGTAACAAGACGGAGGCGACGCCTCCCGCCTCAGCCGTCCCAGGACGTATCCCGGGCGCTCGTCTGATAGGCCCCCTGCTGCACCGGCTTCGCCTCGGCACTGGAGTCGTCGGGCGCCTTCCGCTGATCGCGGACGACCGTCGTCGGCGTCTCCTCCAGTTCGCGCAGCCGCTCCGGGTCGGGAAGCGCGGCGCTCGCGATACGATACTCCTCGATCACGCGCTGGCGGTCGCCGGGGTTCTGAAAATCCCACAGGCCCGCCATCGCGCCCTCCACGATCATCGAATAGACTGCATGCTCGATCGCCTGCTGCAACGCCACGAAACCCGGCTCGTTCTGGGTCAGCCCGGCCTCAATCTCCAGCAACTCCTTGAAAGCGACGAAGCGAAACACGCTGGCCGACAGACCGTAGGACAGGATGGTCTTCTTCGCCGAGACCATCTTCAGGACCTCGCCGGACTGCGTGCTCACCGCCCGAAGGCTGACCGTGACCGTGTCCTCGCGATACTCGGTGCTGCCGCCGATCCCGAGGTAGCGAGCCCCGGCCCCGCCCGTCAGCGTGTTGCTGTCGTAGCCGACGATGCCGCCTTCGAAGATGATCCCGGAATAGAGAAGCGGCGGCGGTGGCGGCAACTGCCGCCCGTCGCCGGAGAGATACGCCGCACGCGTCTCGCGGATGATCGCGCGCTCCTTGAGGAGCGAGTCCAGCCCCTCGCGCTCGAGCACGGTGAACCACTGCCCGTTGCCCGCATCCATCAGCGCCTTGGCAAGGACGGCGAGGCCGCCCTGGCTGACGGCGCGCGAATAGGACTGCACTGTCTGGCTCGGCTTGTACTGGCCGGTGAGGTCCGGATATTTGAAGACGGTGACCGGCACCTTGCGCGCCGGCGGCGGCAGTGCGGTCAGCGTCATCTGCATCGGCGTGCTCTCCACCGGTGCCGGCGGTTTCGCCATCTGCTGGACGGTACAACCCGAGAGGGCAGCGGCGAACAGGCCGGCGGCCAGCCCGCGCCGCGCAAGCGCAGATTTCATCAGATCGTCTCCCGAAAAACGATTGCGGCGCGGCGCCGATTAGGGGGTGAGCGTCGGAACCTGGATCTGCGTGCTCTCGCCGGTGCGATCGTCGAAGATCGTCAGCACGATGGATTCAAGGCCGCGCACGAACGTGATCGTCTGCTCGCCGAACTGGACGGTTCCGCTGTCCTGCGGGTTCGGCCCGAAGATCGCGTCGGTCACCTGGCTGGCCAGACCGCTCAACAGACGGCTCTCCAGCTGCCGCGCGAACAGCTCGCCCTGGCTCAGGCCGGCCGTCGCGGAAGACGAGCTGCGTGCCGATGGGTCGGTGTAGTCGTTCTGGGCATTGGCGATGCCGAGCAGGTGGCTGGAATTGAACGGGTTGCCGCCGAACGAAGGGTTCGTGAACTGGTGGACCAGTTCCCCTGCCACGGCCGGGACCGTCGCGGTCATGCCCACAATAACTGCGGCCGCGATCCCGCCGAGAAATCGCCCCCCGAAACCCTTCATCTCGAACCCTTCCCGCCTCGCTTCTTCGATGCAGCATGCTGCATCACGATGATCGTTTGAATCCGCGATAACCCGTATAGGGGCAGACTTACTAAACCACTAAGATAGGTTCCGGACGAACACGAACCGTACCGTGCGCCGCGCGTCCGGATCTTCGGAACGCGGGCCGCGGTTGCGGCAGCATGGAGACGGGCAATGTGGAAGCGTCTCGCAGTCGGAGGCTTGATTCCCGTCACGCTCGCCGCCTCATTCGGTGCAGACGGTGCGACAGCGGTGCGGCCGGAGCGTGAATACGTGCTCGGCGTCACGGGCAGCGACGGCACGACCTTTCGTGCGTCCTGCGAGATCGAGACCGCCGCCGGCGTGTCGACGGTCGAGATCGAGTCGGCGGTCCCCGTGACACGCGCGTTCAACGGCCGGGGCCTCTCCTGCAAGCTGACCCAGACGAGCGCCGCGGGCGGGATCACCGTGACGCTTCAGTCGCCGGGCGGCTCCCGCACGCGGTCCAGTACGCAGGGCGAGGGCAGCACCGTCCGGCTCGTCGTCAAATAGACGCGCGCCCTAAATCACCCCCCGCCGCCCCAGAAAATCCACCACCGCCCCCGCGCATGCGTCCCCGTGGGAGCAGGCGATGCCGTGGCGGGTGCCGGGGAGGACCATCAGGTCGGCGTCCGGCAGGCCGCGCTTCAGCGCAACCGCCAGTTCCAGCGGGATGAACGGGCTGGCGTCCGGGTGCATCAGCAGCACGGGGCACGCGATCGAGGGCAGTCGCGGCGTCAGGTCCAGCCCGACCAGCAGGTCGGCCAGCGCCAGTATGGATTCCGCGTCGCTCGCCCGCTGTGCGGCGCCGAACCAGGCGCGGTGCGCCTCGTCCGTCTGGCCGGGGGCGAAGCGCTTCTCCAGCATGTCGTCCGACCAGGCACCGAGGCCGTCGGCGGCGATGCGCTCGCGCCATGGGCGGACATTCTCCAGGCGCCCGCCCAGATGCGCCGTCGAGCAGACGGCCACCGCCGCGACCAGCGGGTTGCCGGCCGCCGCGGCGAGGCAGGCCGTGCCGCCGACGGACTCGCCCACCAGGACGATGCGCCCGGCGCCCGCTTCGCGCATCGTCGCCGCCGCCGCATCGCGCACCAGGCCGGCGATGTCGTCGAAGGTCCAGGCGATCGGCCCCGCCGGCCGGAACGACCGCCCGTGACCCGGCAGGTCGAGCGCCGCGGTGGCGAACGCGCCGCCGAGCACGCCGCGCCAGTCGTTCCAGATCGCCGTGTCGGCCCCGACGCCGTGCACGAAGAGGATCGGCGGCGCGAGTGCCGGCGACGCTGCGCGTGCAGACGCGAAATCCAGATATATCCGCCCGCCCTGAAACGCGATGTCCGTCATGTCCTCGTCCGCTCCTGCCCAAGCACCGACTTCTTTACTTGCACGGCCGTCGCCGCGCCCTGTAGTCTTCATGGACACAGGGAGAAGAATACCCAACGTACCCGCAATAGAAAGCGGCCGGACCGGCGCATGTCGAAAGACACGCGACCTCGACCGGCTCATAACACGGGACGGAGGTAAGACGCCATGGGCGACCCGGTATTGGAGGTCGACGACCTCGCCGTGCGCTTTCGTTTGAAGCGCGGCGCATTGACCGCCGTCGACGGTGTTTCGTTTCGCGTCGACCGCCGCGAGACCTTCGGCCTGGTCGGCGAGTCCGGCTCCGGCAAGTCGGTCACGGCGCGGTCGATCATGCGCCTCATCCCGACGCCGCCCGGCGAGATCGCCCGCGGCAGCATCCGCTTCGAGGGCGACGATGTCCTCGACCTCTCCGACGCCGAAATGCGCAGCCTGCGCGGCCGCCGGATCGCGATGGTCTTCCAGGAACCGATGAGCGCCCTTAACCCGGTGTTCACCGTCCACGACCAGATTTCCGACGCGCTGCGCACAAATCTCGGCCTCACGCGGCGCGAGGCGCGCGAGCGCGTGGTCGATCTGCTGGGCCTGGTCGGCATCCCTTCGCCCGGGCAACGGCTCGACAGCTACGTCCACGAGTTCTCGGGCGGCATGCGCCAGCGCGTGATGCTCGCCATGGCGCTCAGCTGCAATCCGGACTTTCTCATCGCCGACGAGCCGACCACCGCCCTCGACGTCACCATCCAGGCGACCATCCTGGAGCTGATCACCGAGATGATCGGCCGGCTCGACATGTCGCTGGTCTTCATCACCCACAATCTCGGCGTGGTGGCGCACGCCTGCGACAGGATCGGCGTCATGTACGCCTCGCACATGGTGGAGATGGGGCCAAAGGCCGAGATCTTCCGCAACCCGCAGCACCCCTACACCGTGGGCCTGCTGAATTCGATCCCGCGCCTCGACGCCCGGTCGAAATACCTGACGCCGATCCGCGGCTCGGTGTGCAGCATGCTCGACCCGCCGAAGGGCTGCAAATTCCACCCGCGCTGCGACCGCGCCATGGATGTCTGCCGGCGCGAGGCGCCGCCGATCCGCGAGATCGCCCCCGGCCACCACGCCGCGTGCCACCTGCACGGCCATGCGTGACGCCATGGATGCCGCGCTCCCCCCAGCAGCTCCGCCCGACGCCCTGCTGCGTGTCGCGGGGCTGACCAAGCACTTCATGCTGAACGCCGACATCTTCTCGCGCATCGCCGGCGAGAAGGTCCGGACGCTGAAGGCCGTGGACGGCATCGACTTCCACATTCGCCGCGGCGAGACGCTGGGCCTCGTCGGCGAGAGCGGCTGCGGCAAGTCGACCACCGCGCGCCTGGTGACCCGGCTGGTGGAGCCGACCGCCGGCGCGGTCGAACTCGACGGCGAGGACCTGCTGGCCTTCTCCCCCGCACGCATGCGCTCCGTGCGCCGGCGCGTCCAGCTCGTCTTCCAGGACCCGTACAGTTCGCTCAACCCGCGCAAGACCGTCTCGCACATCCTGTCGCGGCCGATGGAACTCCACGGCATCGGCGCCGGCACGATGGAGCGCCGCGCGCGCGTGCTCGACCTGCTGCACCGCGTCGGCCTGAGCGCCGAGCATATCGACCGCTACCCGCACGAATTCTCCGGCGGACAGCGTCAGCGCATCGCCATCGCCCGCGCGCTGTCGGTCGGGCCGGAACTGGTCATCGGCGACGAGACGGTTTCCGCCCTCGACGTCTCGATCCAGGCGCAGATCCTGAATCTCTTCCGCGACCTGCAGGAGGAATTCGGGCTCACCTACCTGTTCATCGCCCACGACCTCAGCGTCATCCGCCACATCAGCGACCGCGTCGCGGTCATGTATGTCGGTAAGATCGTCGAGACCGGCCCCGCCGCCGACCTCTTCGCCGACCCGCTGCATCCCTATACGAAGGCGCTGCTCGCCGCCGTCCCCGAGGCCGACCCCGACCGGCCGCCGCCGAAGCTGACCCTGAAGGGCGAAGTGACCACGCCGATCGACCCGCCCCCCGGCTGCCGCCTGTGCAGCCGCTGCCCGCGCGAGACCGCGATCTGCAGCGAGATCGCCCCGGAACTGATCCCCGTCGGGACCGGCCGACAGGTCGCCTGCCACAACGTCTGAGCCACACAGTCGGCGCTGTGCCGTCCCGCTCTCCACCGCGAGGCCCTCGAGGGGCCGGTCCTCGGTACGGCGGCGCGAAGCCTAGCGTGCCGCCGGGACCGCCTACCGCTCCACCAGCCGCGGGTCCAGGATGTCGCGCAGGCCGTCGCCGAAGAGGTTGAAGGCCAGCACCGTGTAGCAGATGGCCAGCCCAGGCAGGATGGCGATCATCGGCGCCGTCTCCATGTAATCGCGCGCGGCGCTCAGGTCCGCTCCCCAGTCCGGTGTCGGCGGTGGCGTGCCGAGACCCAGGAACGAGAGGGCAGCGATGATCAGGATCACGTAGCCCAGGCGCACCGTGGCGTTGACGATCAAAGGGGAGACGATGTTGGGCAGGATCTCGCGCAGCGCGATGCGCAGCCCGCCCTCTCCCATCGAGCGCGCCGCCTCGACATACTCCCTTTGCTTCTCGACCAGGACCGAGCCGCGCGCCAGCCGCGCCACCTCCGGCATGAACGCGAACCCCAGCGCGAAGATTAGGATCAGGTCGTTGTAGAAGCCCTCCAGCTTCCATTCGCGCGCCAGAGTCACGATCAGCAGGTAGAGCAACAGTCCCGGGAAGGCGAGGAGGCCGTCGACGACGCGCATCGCCGCCGTGTCGACCCCGCCGCCGACATAGCCGGTCAGCACGCCGTAGGGAACGCCGATGGCGAGGCCGAACGCGACCGCGAGCAGGCTGATCGTCACGAGCCGCCGGCCACCCCAGAGCAGGCGGGAATAGATGTCCCGCCCCAGCCGGTCGGTGCCGAGATAATGTTCCTCGCTCGGCGGCACGAGCCGTTCGCGGTAGTTCTGGCGGACCGGGTCGTGCGTCGCGATCACCGGCGTGGCGATGCACGCGGTGAACAGCACCGCCAGCATCGCGAAGCCGATCAACCCGGTCTTGCTCTTGCGCAGTTCGTACCAGGCGTTGGACAGCGCCGCCGACAGACGCCGCAGCCGTGGCGGCGGCGCCGGCACCTGCGCGGGCACCTGTGCGAGGGCCGGTGCGGCCGCGCGGTCGTGGACAGCCAGATCGTCCATCCTCCAGCTCCTCAGCTCAGCTTCACGCGGGGGTTCAGGACGCTGTAGGTGAGGTCGACCAGCAGGTTGATGACCACGACGATGACGCCGAGGACCAGCACGCCGGCCTGGATCAGCGGATAGTCGCGCTGGATGATCGCCTCGAAGATCGCCCGTCCGATTCCGGGCCAGGCGAAGATGGATTCCAGCACCACCGTGCCGCCCAGCAGATTGGCGAGCTGCAGGCCGCTGATCGTCACCGTTGGGATCATCGCGTTGCGCAGCGTGTACTTGAAGATCACCTTGCGCTCGGAGAAGCCCATCGCGCGCGCCGTGTCGACATACTCCTTGTTCATCTCGTCGAGCATGCTGGAGCGGGTCAGGCGCGTGGTATAGGCCGCCTGCCGGACGGCGACTGCCATCGCGGGCAGGATCAGGTATTTCACGCTTTCGAATGGATCCTCGAACGGACTGACATAGCCCGACGACGGCAGCCAGCCGAGGTGCAGCGAGAAGAGCAGCACACAGAGGATGGCGAACCAGAATTCGGGGATCGAGATGCCGACCAGGGACGTGACTTGCGCGGCATAGTCTATCGGCGCATTGCGCTTCACCGCGGCGATCGTGCCCAGCGGAACCGCGATCAGCATCGATAGGCCGATGCCGACCAGGGCGAGGTAGACGGTCGCCGGAATGCCCGACATCAGCTCGACCGATACCGGCCGCCGGGTGATCAGCGAATAGCCGAAGTCGCCCTGCGCTGCCCGCCATACCCAGCGCCCGTATCGGACGTAGACCGGCTGGTCGAGGCCGAATTCCTCCTCCAGGGCCCGCCGCACCTCAGGGTCCTCGACGCCCTCGCTGCCGGCCAGCGTGTCGACGATGTTCCCTGGCAGCAGTTCGACGAAGGCGAAGACGACGACCGTCAGCACGAACACGACGGGCACGAGATAGACGATCCGGCGGAGCGTGTAAGCGAGCATCGGCACCCTGCCTTGCGCGGGGGATCGGGTCGGTGGGGTGGCGACGGCCGACCGAACGGCACGGCCGTCAGCCCTGCAACCACGTCAGCCTTCGAGCCAGGTCGTCCGCAGGCCGCCGCCGGCATATTGGAACGGCCCGGCGAACGCCGGCTGGTATCCCTGCACCCGTTTCGAACCGGCCTGCAGCAGCGGCACGTAGTGCGTGTAGAGCAGCGGCAGGTCCTTGTTCACCAGGCTGTCGACGTCCCGATAGATCTGTCGGCGCTTCTCCTGGTCGACCTCGACCTTCGCCGCGACCAGCATCTGGTCGATCTTCTCGCTCTCGTAGCCGTAGCGCAGCTTGTTGTCCGGCGAGGTCGACATCAGCGCCCGCGCGTACCAGGCATCCGGATCGAGGCGATAGCTGTTGGCCGACGAGTCGAGATGGAAATCGCCCTTCTGGTACTTCTCGCGCAGCACCGGCGAGGGATGGATCTCCAGGGAGATCTTGAAGCCCGCCTCCTGGAGCATCGCGTGGGCGATCTCGGCGGACTGGTGCATGTACGGATAGGAGTCCTGCGCGACGATCAGGAAGGTCGCATCGCCGCCGTTCGCCTTCTTCAGGATCGCGCGTGCCTTGTCCGGGTCGTATTCCGGCCAGGACTCGATGTCCTCGGCGTACCAGGGGCTCGACTTGCTGTAGAAGCCCTTCGCGATCGCGCCGCGCTCGTGGAAGATCGCCTGATGGATACCCTCATGGTCGATGGCGTGCGCCGCGGCCATGCGCAGCAGGTGCGCGTCGGGATTGTCCTTCGCCGAGAACGGCCCGTTCTTCTGGTTGAACGAGATGTAGGCCGTGCCGACGTGCGGGACTTCCCAGGTATTGAAGTCCTTGCCGTAATTGCTCTCGAACTCGGCGGCGTCGGCATAGGCCATGTTGTCGATCAGGTCGACCTCTCCGGTGCGCAGCGCCGTCAGCCGGACGCGATCCTCCTTCTTCGGATACCCGATCAATCCGTCGAGATAGGGCAGCGCATTGCCCTCGGCGTCGGTCTCCCAGAAATTTTCGAAACGCTCCAGTTCCGTGGTGTCGTGCCGTTTCCATGACTTGAACTTGAAAGGTCCGCAGCCGACGGGGTGGGTATCGGCCTGGTCCACCGAGCCCGGCGCCATCAGGTTGGCGGGATAGTAGATCAGGTTGGCGGCGAAGATGGCGCTCGGGTTCTTCAGGTGGCAGCGCACCGTATACTTGTCGTCGACCGACACCCGCTCCAGGTCGCCGAGCACGCCGCGGGTGAAGGAGTGGCCGATCTTCGGATCCATGATCCGTTCGTAGTTCCACTTCACCGCCTCGGCGTCGATGCTCTCGCCGTTGTGGAACTCCGCCCCGCGGCGCAGCTTGAACGTCCAGGTCTTCAGGTCCTTGGAAACGTCCCATTCGGTGGCGATCGCCGGGACCGGCTCCATTCTGCCGTTGAAGTCGAGGAGCCCGCCGGTCGTGCCGGCCATCGGGTGGGACACGTAGTAGACGAAGTTCCGGTGGCTATCGAGGCCGCGGGTGTCGTCGCGCGTCGCGAAGCGCAGGACCCCGCCGCGCTTCGGATGCCGCTGGGCCCCCCGCGCGAGGCGCGGCAGGCCGATGGCGGCCGCCCCGGCGAGAGCCGTGGTCGTCGCCATGAATGCGCGGCGCGTCTGCACGAACGCCGGTCGTTTCGCTTCGTCGGACATGGACGGTGCCTCCCAATTTTTTGGTTTTTCGCGTCCGAACGCGGCACGATGTAGTGGAAAATTATTCTCCCGGGACCTCCGCTGAATCCGGACACAAGATTAGCGCACCGGCGACTCGCGGACTTCGAGTCACCACTTCACGGTTCAAATCTTTGCACGCGGGCTCGACATCCATCAACCACGATTTTTGGCCATTTTTCATGGCGAGCCGCACGCGAATACACCGACTGACTTTGTCCGGACCAATATGAAACAGAAGGAGTGCGGCGAAGCGGCGGGCAGCATGCGGTCTGCATGCATCGCGAAGTGCCCCCGGAGCGACGCCGCATGCCAGCCCGGCCCCCCTCGCCATCCCGCCGAAAAGATGCTGCGATGCGCGCACCGGTCCGGCCCGACGCCGGACCCGCGTCCACCGAGGAGCACCCCGACCCCATGTCAGCGACCCGCTACGACCCGCGCGAATACCGCCCCCTCACCTTCCATGACGCCGCGGCGCGCTTCCGCGACGGCGGCGACGACCCGCGCGCCTATCTGGAGCGCTGCCTGGAGACGATCTCGGCGCGCGAGCCGGTGGTGAAGGCCATCGTGTCGATGAACGAGGCGGGAGCGCGCGAGGCCGCCGACGCCAGCCGGGCGCGCTGGAAGGCGGGAAAGCCGCTGTCGCCCATCGACGGCATGCCGATCGCGATCAAGGACCTGCTCGAGACGAAGGACATGCCCACCGAGATGGGCTGCGAGGCGTTCAAGGGGAACTTCCCGAAGCGCGACAACGCCGCCGTCTGGGCGCTGCGCCAGGCCGGCGCCATCGTCCTCGCCAAGGCGACGACGGCTGAACTCGGCGGCGCGCATCCGCCGGCGACGACCAACCCGTTCGACCCGGCGCGCACCGCCGGCGGCTCGTCGTCCGGCTCGGCCGCGGCGGTCGGCGCGCGCATGGTGCCGGCGGCGATCGGCACCCAGGTCGGCGGCTCGATCATCCGGCCCGCCGCCTACTGCGGCAACTTCGCCCTGAAGCCCACCCAGGGCGGCATCAACCGGGGCGAGCGGCAGGCGACCAGCCAGAGCACGCACGGCCCGCACGCCGGCTGCATCGAGGACATGTGGCAGGTCGCCATCGAGATCGCCAAGCGCGCCGGCGGCGACCGCGGCAGCGTCGGCCTGATGGGCCCCTCGGCGCCGCCCGCGGCGGTGAAGCCCGAGCGGCTGATCGTGCTGGAGAGCGAGGGCTGGCCGATGCTCGACGGCGCCACCCGCGGCGCCTTCGAGGCGCTGCTGGAGAAGCTGCGCAGCGCCGGCGTCACGCTCATCCGGCGCGGCGACCATCTCTGGGTCGAGGCGCTGGAACAGGCGGTGGCCAACGGCCGCGCCACCTGCAACCAGGTCACCAGCTGGGAGAACCGCTGGGGCCAGCGCGCCATCGTCGACGCCAATCCCGACGGCGTCAGCGAGCGCGCCAAGGCGACGCTGGCCAAGGCCGAGGCGATGACGCCGGAGGACTACCGCGCGGCCCTGCTCGTCCGCATGCAGGCGCAGCAGGTGCACGCGACGCTGGCGCCGCTCGCCGACGCGGTGATCTCGCTCTCCTGCCCCGGCCCCGCGCCGATCTGGTCCGGCGACGTCCCCGGCCAGCCGCTGGCGCCGCGCCCGACCGGCGACTTCGTCTTCAACGCACCCAGCTCGATGCTCTTCGCGCCGGTCGTGACCATGCCGATGATGGCGGTCGGCGGCATGCCCGTCGGCGTCCAGGTGATGGGCCAGCAGCACGAGGACGCCCGCATGACCGCCATCGCCCGCTGGATCAGCGGCACGATCGAGCCGGTCGTGGCTTGAATCGCCTCCCCCGGCGGCCTTCGGGCCGCCGGGTCTCGGTCGTCAGGCCGGGAACAGCCAGGGCCGCCGGGCGCGGTAGATCTGCTCGAAGGCGGCGATCTGGGCGTCGTGCTGCAGGGTCAGGTCGATGTCGTCCAGGCCCAGCCGCAGCCGGCGCTTGCGCGACGGCTCGATGTCGAAGCCGATCATCGCGCCCGCCGGCGTGGTGAAGATCTGCCGGTCCAGGTCGACCGTCATCGTCGCCCCCGGTGCCGCGTGCAGTTCCTCGCGGATGCGCTTGGCGTCCGCCGCGTCCTGACGGATCAGCAGCAGGCCGTGCTTCACCGAGTTGTTGTAGAAGATGTCGCCGAAGCTGACGGCGATGATGCAGCGGATGCCGTCGTCGACCAGCGCCCACACCGCCTGCTCGCGGCTCGACCCGCCGCCGAAATTGCG is a window of Constrictibacter sp. MBR-5 DNA encoding:
- a CDS encoding response regulator — its product is MPDLPSVCIVDDDAGFADSLRCLLEAENYRTRIYDGALPFLDDQGWVDCDCLIVDIQMPRMSGLELQDRLASAGHDVPLIVLTGHADVPTAVRALKGGALDFLQKPFCDAEFLAAVARAVDSRRDVTLRQAERAAAAERYATLTPREREVLSEMLTGEPNKVIAHRLGASPRTIEVHRSRVFQKMAVPSLSRLIRIAMETGIGADSDADEGRR
- a CDS encoding CsgG/HfaB family protein, producing the protein MKSALARRGLAAGLFAAALSGCTVQQMAKPPAPVESTPMQMTLTALPPPARKVPVTVFKYPDLTGQYKPSQTVQSYSRAVSQGGLAVLAKALMDAGNGQWFTVLEREGLDSLLKERAIIRETRAAYLSGDGRQLPPPPPLLYSGIIFEGGIVGYDSNTLTGGAGARYLGIGGSTEYREDTVTVSLRAVSTQSGEVLKMVSAKKTILSYGLSASVFRFVAFKELLEIEAGLTQNEPGFVALQQAIEHAVYSMIVEGAMAGLWDFQNPGDRQRVIEEYRIASAALPDPERLRELEETPTTVVRDQRKAPDDSSAEAKPVQQGAYQTSARDTSWDG
- a CDS encoding curli assembly protein CsgF, whose product is MKGFGGRFLGGIAAAVIVGMTATVPAVAGELVHQFTNPSFGGNPFNSSHLLGIANAQNDYTDPSARSSSSATAGLSQGELFARQLESRLLSGLASQVTDAIFGPNPQDSGTVQFGEQTITFVRGLESIVLTIFDDRTGESTQIQVPTLTP
- a CDS encoding alpha/beta hydrolase, translated to MTDIAFQGGRIYLDFASARAASPALAPPILFVHGVGADTAIWNDWRGVLGGAFATAALDLPGHGRSFRPAGPIAWTFDDIAGLVRDAAAATMREAGAGRIVLVGESVGGTACLAAAAGNPLVAAVAVCSTAHLGGRLENVRPWRERIAADGLGAWSDDMLEKRFAPGQTDEAHRAWFGAAQRASDAESILALADLLVGLDLTPRLPSIACPVLLMHPDASPFIPLELAVALKRGLPDADLMVLPGTRHGIACSHGDACAGAVVDFLGRRGVI
- a CDS encoding ABC transporter ATP-binding protein yields the protein MGDPVLEVDDLAVRFRLKRGALTAVDGVSFRVDRRETFGLVGESGSGKSVTARSIMRLIPTPPGEIARGSIRFEGDDVLDLSDAEMRSLRGRRIAMVFQEPMSALNPVFTVHDQISDALRTNLGLTRREARERVVDLLGLVGIPSPGQRLDSYVHEFSGGMRQRVMLAMALSCNPDFLIADEPTTALDVTIQATILELITEMIGRLDMSLVFITHNLGVVAHACDRIGVMYASHMVEMGPKAEIFRNPQHPYTVGLLNSIPRLDARSKYLTPIRGSVCSMLDPPKGCKFHPRCDRAMDVCRREAPPIREIAPGHHAACHLHGHA
- a CDS encoding dipeptide ABC transporter ATP-binding protein, which gives rise to MDAALPPAAPPDALLRVAGLTKHFMLNADIFSRIAGEKVRTLKAVDGIDFHIRRGETLGLVGESGCGKSTTARLVTRLVEPTAGAVELDGEDLLAFSPARMRSVRRRVQLVFQDPYSSLNPRKTVSHILSRPMELHGIGAGTMERRARVLDLLHRVGLSAEHIDRYPHEFSGGQRQRIAIARALSVGPELVIGDETVSALDVSIQAQILNLFRDLQEEFGLTYLFIAHDLSVIRHISDRVAVMYVGKIVETGPAADLFADPLHPYTKALLAAVPEADPDRPPPKLTLKGEVTTPIDPPPGCRLCSRCPRETAICSEIAPELIPVGTGRQVACHNV
- a CDS encoding ABC transporter permease, translated to MDDLAVHDRAAAPALAQVPAQVPAPPPRLRRLSAALSNAWYELRKSKTGLIGFAMLAVLFTACIATPVIATHDPVRQNYRERLVPPSEEHYLGTDRLGRDIYSRLLWGGRRLVTISLLAVAFGLAIGVPYGVLTGYVGGGVDTAAMRVVDGLLAFPGLLLYLLIVTLAREWKLEGFYNDLILIFALGFAFMPEVARLARGSVLVEKQREYVEAARSMGEGGLRIALREILPNIVSPLIVNATVRLGYVILIIAALSFLGLGTPPPTPDWGADLSAARDYMETAPMIAILPGLAICYTVLAFNLFGDGLRDILDPRLVER
- a CDS encoding ABC transporter permease — translated: MLAYTLRRIVYLVPVVFVLTVVVFAFVELLPGNIVDTLAGSEGVEDPEVRRALEEEFGLDQPVYVRYGRWVWRAAQGDFGYSLITRRPVSVELMSGIPATVYLALVGIGLSMLIAVPLGTIAAVKRNAPIDYAAQVTSLVGISIPEFWFAILCVLLFSLHLGWLPSSGYVSPFEDPFESVKYLILPAMAVAVRQAAYTTRLTRSSMLDEMNKEYVDTARAMGFSERKVIFKYTLRNAMIPTVTISGLQLANLLGGTVVLESIFAWPGIGRAIFEAIIQRDYPLIQAGVLVLGVIVVVINLLVDLTYSVLNPRVKLS
- a CDS encoding ABC transporter substrate-binding protein, producing the protein MSDEAKRPAFVQTRRAFMATTTALAGAAAIGLPRLARGAQRHPKRGGVLRFATRDDTRGLDSHRNFVYYVSHPMAGTTGGLLDFNGRMEPVPAIATEWDVSKDLKTWTFKLRRGAEFHNGESIDAEAVKWNYERIMDPKIGHSFTRGVLGDLERVSVDDKYTVRCHLKNPSAIFAANLIYYPANLMAPGSVDQADTHPVGCGPFKFKSWKRHDTTELERFENFWETDAEGNALPYLDGLIGYPKKEDRVRLTALRTGEVDLIDNMAYADAAEFESNYGKDFNTWEVPHVGTAYISFNQKNGPFSAKDNPDAHLLRMAAAHAIDHEGIHQAIFHERGAIAKGFYSKSSPWYAEDIESWPEYDPDKARAILKKANGGDATFLIVAQDSYPYMHQSAEIAHAMLQEAGFKISLEIHPSPVLREKYQKGDFHLDSSANSYRLDPDAWYARALMSTSPDNKLRYGYESEKIDQMLVAAKVEVDQEKRRQIYRDVDSLVNKDLPLLYTHYVPLLQAGSKRVQGYQPAFAGPFQYAGGGLRTTWLEG
- a CDS encoding amidase translates to MSATRYDPREYRPLTFHDAAARFRDGGDDPRAYLERCLETISAREPVVKAIVSMNEAGAREAADASRARWKAGKPLSPIDGMPIAIKDLLETKDMPTEMGCEAFKGNFPKRDNAAVWALRQAGAIVLAKATTAELGGAHPPATTNPFDPARTAGGSSSGSAAAVGARMVPAAIGTQVGGSIIRPAAYCGNFALKPTQGGINRGERQATSQSTHGPHAGCIEDMWQVAIEIAKRAGGDRGSVGLMGPSAPPAAVKPERLIVLESEGWPMLDGATRGAFEALLEKLRSAGVTLIRRGDHLWVEALEQAVANGRATCNQVTSWENRWGQRAIVDANPDGVSERAKATLAKAEAMTPEDYRAALLVRMQAQQVHATLAPLADAVISLSCPGPAPIWSGDVPGQPLAPRPTGDFVFNAPSSMLFAPVVTMPMMAVGGMPVGVQVMGQQHEDARMTAIARWISGTIEPVVA